The genomic stretch TTTTATACCGTACCAATAAAAAAGTTTACCACTCTCCCGAAACAATTTCAGAAAACCCTATTATATTTGCCTGTTGGCACGGTGAGCTTTTAATGCTTCCGTATCTTTACAGCCATTACAGAAAAAAACCGCATGCTAAAGTTTTAATTTCACCCCATTTTGACGGAAAACTGATCTCTAAAACGATCTCCTACTTTGGTCTGGGTACACTTGCCGGTTCAAGCGATAAATCTCCTGCAAAAGTACTGATCCAAGCAATTAAGACTTTAAAAGAGGGTTATGACATAGGGATCACACCCGATGGTCCTAAAGGTCCCCGCCATGAAGTAGCCGATGGTATTATCGTGATGGCACAAAAAGCAAAAGCAAAAATAGTACTTGTAGAGATCAAACCTACGAAATATTGGCAGTTTAATTCTTGGGACCGCTTTACAGTTCCTAAACCTTTTGGTACAATACATTACTACTCCACACAAGAGATAGATATTTGTGGGATGGAACTTGAAGCTGCAAGGGCTCTAATAAAAGAAG from Sulfurimonas sp. hsl 1-7 encodes the following:
- a CDS encoding lysophospholipid acyltransferase family protein, which codes for MSKKLSRFLALVFVPLLGSLLIRFLYRTNKKVYHSPETISENPIIFACWHGELLMLPYLYSHYRKKPHAKVLISPHFDGKLISKTISYFGLGTLAGSSDKSPAKVLIQAIKTLKEGYDIGITPDGPKGPRHEVADGIIVMAQKAKAKIVLVEIKPTKYWQFNSWDRFTVPKPFGTIHYYSTQEIDICGMELEAARALIKEGLLKHEH